One window of the Populus nigra chromosome 4, ddPopNigr1.1, whole genome shotgun sequence genome contains the following:
- the LOC133692467 gene encoding amino-acid permease BAT1 homolog: MGSGVEHISMDQKAFGIDSAEKRLNELGYKQELRREMTFFKTLAITFSSMAVFTGTPLYGPSLRYAGPASLIWGWVVVTFFTWFVGLAMAEICSSFPTTGSLYFWAAHLAGPKWGPFASWCCAWLETIGAVSGIGTQAYSGAQALQMIIFLATGNNKGGGYFASRGVFLCMYIGFTITWAVLNSFALQVIAFLGIISIWWQVIGGLAVIVMLPLVAQQTQSASFVFTHFETSPEATGISSKPYAVILSVLLSNYCLYGYDTAAHLTEETKGADRTGPAAILSSIGIISVFGGAYYLALTFSIQDFNYLYDVNNETAGALVPAQIIYDAFHGRYHNSTGAVVFQCIIWGSFFFCGLSVTASAARVVYALSRDNGIPFSPIWRKIHPKYKVPTNAVWLCAAISIILGLPILKLDVIFTAIVSISTIGWVGGYAVPIFARLVMAEKNFKPGPFYLGRARRPICLVAFLWICYTCSAFLLPTLYPIQWKTFNYAPVAVGMFLTLIMLWWAFDARKWFKGPVRNIDLQNGHI, translated from the exons ATGGGTTCAGGAGTAGAGCATATTAGCATGGATCAAAAAGCTTTCGGAATTGATTCTGCAGAGAAGCGTCTCAATGAGCTCGGATACAAGCAAGAACTCAGAAGAGAAATG ACATTTTTCAAGACTCTTGCGATTACATTTTCGAGCATGGCAGTTTTTACTGGGACACCTCTCTATGGGCCAAGCCTACGTTATGCAGGACCTGCAAGCTTGATATGGGGATGGGTTGTTGTCACTTTCTTCACTTGGTTTGTTGGGCTTGCCATGGCTGAGATTTGCTCTTCTTTCCCC ACCACGGGTTCGCTTTACTTCTGGGCTGCTCATTTGGCTGGACCCAAGTGGGGGCCATTTGCATCCTGGTGCTGCGCTTGGCTCGAGACCATTGGTGCCGTTTCTGGAATCGGTACTCAG GCATATTCAGGAGCCCAAGCACTACAGATGATTATTTTTCTCGCCACAGGAAACAACAAGGGCGGAGGCTACTTCGCTTCAAGAGGTGTTTTCTTGTGTATGTATATTGGTTTCACTATCACATGGGCAGTACTCAACAGCTTCGCTTTACAAGTCATTGCATTCCTTGGCATTATCTCCATATGGTGGCAG GTGATTGGGGGTTTAGCAGTGATTGTAATGCTTCCTTTGGTGGCACAACAAACACAATCTGCTTCTTTTGTGTTCACTCATTTCGAAACATCACCCGAGGCAACTGGAATAAGCAGTAAACCTTATGCGGTCATTCTATCTGTGCTGCTAAGCAACTACTGCCTATATGGCTACGACACCGCGGCTCATTTAACCGAAGAAACAAAAGGTGCTGATAGAACAGGCCCTGCTGCAATTCTTTCCAGTATTGGCATTATCTCTGTTTTTGGAGGGGCATATTACTTGGCTCTTACCTTCAGTATCCAG GATTTTAACTATTTGTACGATGTGAACAATGAGACTGCTGGTGCACTAGTACCAGCACAGATAATCTATGATGCATTCCATGGAAGGTATCATAATTCAACTGGAGCAGTAGTTTTTCAATGTATCATCTGGGGATCCTTCTTCTTCTGTGGGCTCTCAGTAACAGCAAGTGCTGCCAGAGTG GTCTATGCGCTATCAAGAGACAATGGGATCCCATTTTCACCTATCTGGAGAAAAATTCACCCAAAGTACAAGGTTCCAACAAATGCTGTGTGGCTGTGTGCTGCCATTAGCATTATTCTTGGACTACCCATCCTGAAGCTTGATGTGATTTTCACAGCCATTGTATCAATAAGCACAATTGGCTGGGTTGGAGGCTATGCCGTGCCAATATTTGCAAGGCTTGTCATGGCTGAGAAAAACTTCAAACCAGGACCCTTTTATTTGGGTAGAGCAAGAAGGCCCATTTGCTTGGTAGCGTTCTTATGGATATGTTACACTTGTTCAGCCTTCCTCTTGCCAACTCTCTACCCCATCCAGTGGAAAACTTTCAACTATGCACCAGTAGCCGTTGGCATGTTTTTGACGCTGATAATGCTTTGGTGGGCGTTTGATGCTAGAAAATGGTTCAAGGGACCCGTAAGGAATATTGATTTACAAAATGGTCATATTTAA
- the LOC133690838 gene encoding amino-acid permease BAT1 homolog encodes MGSGVEHVSMDQTAFGIDSAEKRLNELGYKQELRREMTFFKTLAITFSSMAVFTGTPLYGPSLRYAGPASLIWGWVGVTFFTWFVGIAMAEICSSFPTTGSLYFWAAHLAGPKWGPFASWCCAWLETIGAVSGIGGQAYSAAQSLQMIIFLATGNNKGGGYFASRGVFLCMYMGFTIIWAVLNSFALQVIAFLDIISMWWQVIGGLAVIVMLPLVAQQTQSASFVFTHFETSPEATGISSKPYAVILSVLLSNYCLYGYDTAAHLTEETKGADRTGPAAILSSIGIISVFGWAYYLALTFSIQDFNYLYDVNNETAGALVPAQIIYDAFQGRYHNSTGAVVFLCIIWGSFFFCGLSVTTSAARVVYALSRDNGIPFSPIWRRIHPKYKVPINAVWLCAAISIILGLPILKLDVVFTAIISINTIGWVGGYAVPIFARLVMAEKNFKPGPFYLGRARRPIYLVAFLWICYTCSAFLLPTVYPIQWKTFNYAPIAIGIFLTLIMLWWAFDARKWFKGPVRNIDLRNGHS; translated from the exons ATGGGTTCAGGAGTAGAGCATGTTAGCATGGATCAAACAGCTTTCGGAATTGATTCTGCAGAGAAGCGTCTCAATGAGCTCGGATACAAGCAAGAACTCAGAAGAGAAATG ACATTTTTCAAGACTCTTGCGATTACATTTTCTAGCATGGCAGTTTTTACCGGGACACCTCTCTATGGGCCAAGCCTACGTTATGCAGGACCTGCAAGCTTGATATGGGGATGGGTTGGTGTCACTTTCTTCACTTGGTTTGTTGGGATTGCCATGGCTGAGATTTGCTCTTCTTTCCCC ACCACGGGTTCGCTTTACTTCTGGGCTGCTCATTTGGCTGGACCCAAGTGGGGGCCATTTGCATCCTGGTGCTGCGCTTGGCTCGAGACCATTGGAGCCGTTTCTGGAATCGGTGGTCAG GCATATTCAGCAGCCCAATCACTACAGATGATTATATTTCTCGCCACAGGAAACAACAAGGGCGGAGGCTACTTCGCTTCAAGAGGTGTTTTCTTGTGTATGTATATGGGTTTCACTATCATATGGGCAGTACTCAACAGCTTTGCTTTACAAGTCATTGCATTCCTTGACATTATCTCCATGTGGTGGCAG GTGATTGGAGGTTTAGCAGTGATTGTAATGCTTCCTTTGGTGGCACAACAAACACAATCTGCTTCTTTTGTGTTCACTCATTTCGAAACATCACCCGAGGCAACTGGAATAAGCAGTAAACCTTATGCGGTCATTCTATCTGTGCTGCTAAGCAACTACTGCCTATATGGCTACGACACCGCGGCTCATTTAACCGAAGAAACAAAAGGTGCTGATAGAACAGGCCCTGCTGCTATTCTTTCCAGTATTGGCATTATCTCTGTTTTTGGATGGGCATATTACTTGGCTCTTACCTTCAGTATCCAG GATTTTAACTATTTGTACGATGTGAACAACGAGACTGCTGGTGCCTTGGTACCAGCGCAGATAATTTATGATGCATTTCAAGGAAGGTACCATAATTCAACTGGAGCAGTAGTTTTTCTATGTATCATCTGGGGTTCCTTCTTCTTCTGTGGGCTTTCAGTAACTACAAGTGCTGCCAGAGTG GTCTATGCTCTATCAAGAGACAATGGGATCCCATTTTCACCTATCTGGAGAAGAATTCATCCAAAGTACAAGGTTCCAATAAATGCTGTGTGGCTGTGTGCTGCCATTAGCATTATTCTTGGACTACCCATCCTGAAGCTTGATGTAGTTTTCACAGCCATTATATCGATAAATACAATTGGCTGGGTTGGAGGCTATGCTGTCCCAATATTTGCAAGGCTTGTCATGGCTGAGAAAAACTTCAAACCAGGACCTTTTTATTTGGGTAGAGCAAGAAGGCCGATTTACTTGGTAGCGTTCTTATGGATATGTTACACTTGTTCAGCCTTCCTCTTGCCAACTGTCTACCCAATCCAGTGGAAAACTTTCAACTATGCACCAATAGCCATTGGCATATTTTTGACGCTGATAATGCTTTGGTGGGCGTTTGATGCTAGAAAATGGTTCAAGGGACCCGTAAGGAATATCGATTTACGAAATGGTCATAGTTGA